gggccccagggctaccacgggcactattcagaattcccacgctccgctgttcctttaaatcgcttcacttcaaatttttaaaatcaagattgcagtacccaaaaaagtccgctggggctagagctatccgagagtggtctcggaattcccacgccccgctgtttgcccgagctaggtccaaaaaaacgtttttgaaaagtggtaagttgcccttaacctaaccctaacccattagcaaacgactcaaaatggcctaaaacgtgctcctagacactttctgtgtgaacttttttgactccacacgtgctcaaattttcacaagattttacatgggggggggggggtcaatggcagctatatgaaggaagttggctagaactccaaaactttgaattaaaacttaaaagatagaacgcttcacgaaattgcgtgtcatccttgcgcaggggccatgctaatcttctctgtatcgttccaattttagtagatgtgataccgaagtaacacaaatactgcctaatcctcagttagctatgtacctctgctcagacaccaaacgctatctgctggtggagctacaacagacgattcatacgttgggcgatttgcggttgctgagaaacagaaagcttcgatggaccgatagcgcaaaagataacgtggctgaggaacgttcttctctttatttatccgacagaaaagaggaaaaaacccacctcactcgtcgcgtcgataaagaacttcttcttttttacgacccagcaatcagcgaacgacaacagagacacccaaagcgtcggatcgaatccccgtgaaatcaacgcttttgaccggccgttctcgtcgcaaatgaagacgagaaccctttgttacgttataattattattacattacaatatgcaaaatatgacagaccaaaagcccttattgtgaattttattttcttgtcttgttacttatagacctgaattgcatccttgtccaataggtggcgctctcgaatactgtctgtagagtgtggtgtggggaggggggtcttgaccttggtaaccgttttgtatttatttagaatgagatcgtatttacttaacggttgctaagttatactttatgtccaatagggggcgccctcgaataatgtttgtagagtgtggtgtggggagggtggccttgaccttggtgaccattttgtatttgtttagaatgatattgttacgtattttaaaatcaagattgcagtacccaaaaaagtccgctggggctagagctatccgagggtggtctcggaattcccacgccccgctgtttgcccgagctaggtccaaaaaaacgtttttgaaaagtggtaagttgcccttaacctaaccctaacccattaacaaacgactcaaaatggcctaaaacgtgctcctagacactttctgtgtgaacttttttgactccgcacttggtcagattttcacaaaattgtacatggggggggggggggtcaacggcagctatatgaaggaagttagctagaactccaaaacttcgcacacctgtctaaggagcctagagcaccttccacaccaaatatcgttaatacccctttttccctcgccgagtggcacaaatttttcccttgccgagtggcacaaatttgaacatttcaaattcaattttctataccaaaccaagccaccaggtggccagaacttggcacagacgtagccctgatccatagctaccaccccatagggttcatgttcccacgcccctctccctgttcccatggcaacgcttttaggtgttttccaatgttaaaaaaagttgccacttggggcgccaaattccctcccttctgcttcatagttaccgtaccaaaatgaaccaacgaagacggaggactactctaaggtaagttttttgctttattcaaaacgaaacaatgttaaaatacatggtactatgctgtgtatgaggtgcaggttattttgtaattgtttcagcatttcctggggctgtgcggtgtatggaacacaggaatttgccaatttcaaaaatatcgcccacaatagggactagggcgtgtagaggggccccagggctaccacgggcactattcagaattcccacgctccgctgttcctttaaatcgcttcacttcaaatttttaaaatcaagattgcagtacccaaaaaagtccgctggggctagagctatccgagagtggtctcggaattcccacgccccgctgtttgcccgagctaggtccaaaaaaacgtttttgaaaagtggtaagttgcccttaacctaaccctaacccattagcaaacgactcaaaatggcctaaaacgtgctcctagacactttctgtgtgaacttttttgactccacacgtgctcaaattttcacaagattttacatgggggggggggggtcaatggcagctatatgaaggaagttggctagaactccaaaactttgaattaaaacttaaaagatagaacgcttcacgaatttgcgtgtcatccttgcgcaaggatgacacgcaaattcgtgaagcgttctatcttttaagttttaattcaaagttttggagttctagccaacttccttcatatagctgccattgacccccccccccccatgtaaaatcttgtgaaaatttgagcacgtgtggagtcaaaaaagttcacacagaaagtgtctaggagcacgttttaggccattttgagtcgtttgctaatgggttagggttaggttaagggcaacttaccacttttcaaaaacgtttttttggacctagctcgggcaaacagcggggcgtgggaattccgagaccactctcggatagctctagccccagcggacttttttgggtactgcaatcttgattttaaaaatttgaagtgaagcgatttaaaggaacagcggagcgtgggaattctgaatagtgcccgtggtagccctggggcccctctacacgccctagtccctattgtgggcgatatttttgaaattggcaaattcctgtgttccatacaccgcacagccccaggaaatgctgaaacaattacaaaataacctgcacctcatacacagcatagtaccatgtattttaacattgtttcgttttgaataaagcaaaaaacttaccttagagtagtcctccgtcttcgttggttcattttggtacggtaactatgaagcagaagggagggaatttggcgccccaagtggcaactttttttaacattggaaaacacctaaaagcgttgccatgggaacagggagaggggcgtgggaacatgaaccctatggggtggtagctatggatcagggctacgtctgtgccaagttctggccacctggtggcttggtttggtatagaaaattgaatttgaaatgttcaaatttgtgccactcggcaagggaaaaatttgtgccactcggggagggaaaaaggggtattaacgatatttggtgtggaaggtgctctaggctccttagacaggtgtgcgaagttttggagttctagctaacttccttcatatagctgccgttgacccccccccccccccccatgtacaattttgtgaaaatctgaccaagtgcggagtcaaaaaagttcacacagaaagtgtctaggagcacgttttaggccattttgagtcgtttgttaatgggttagggttaggttaagggcaacttaccacttttcaaaaacgtttttttggacctagctcgggcaaacagcggggcgtgggaattccgagaccaccctcggatagctctagccccagcggacttttttgggtactgcaatcttgattttaaaatacgtaacaatatcattctaaacaaatacaaaatggtcaccaaggtcaaggccaccctccccacaccacactctacaaacattattcgagggcgccccctattggacataaagtataacttagcaaccgttaagtaaatacgatctcattctaaataaatacaaaacggttaccaaggtcaagacccccctccccacaccacactctacagacagtattcgagagcgccacctattggacaaggatgcaattcaggtctataagtaacaagacaagaaaataaaattcacaataagggcttttggtctgtcatattttgcatattgtaatgtaataataattataacataacaaagggttctcgtcttcatttgcgacgagaacggccggtcaaaagcgttgatttcacggggattcgatccgacgctttgggtgtctctgttgtcgttcgctgattgctgggtcgtaaaaaagaagaagttctttatcgacgcgacgagtgaggtgggttttttcctcttttctgtcggataaataaagagaagaacgttcctcagccacgttatcttttgcgcaatcggtccatcgaagctttctgtttctcagcaaccgcaaatcgcccaacgtatgaatcgtctgttgtagctccaccagcagatagcgtttggtgtctgagcagaggtacatagctaactgaggattaggcagtatttgtgttacttcggtatcacatctactaaaattggaacgatacagagaagattagcATGGCCCCTGCGCAAAGGACACCCCGCATTCCTCTCTGTTTTGACACCCCGCATTCCTGTGTTGATCCTGCAGAAAAAGACGAAAAAGCCCGCCCCCTCGCGGCCGATAAAGAAAGTTTTTTTTGACGACCCACCAATCagcgacgaggacgaggacgacgacggAGAAGCCCAAAGCGTCGGATCGAACCCCCGTCAAACCAACGCTTATATTACTTGCTTTCATTGAATTAAACAAACCATTTATTCTTGtgatttttatattaaaataatgcCATTTGTTATTGTCAACTTATTGCTTTCAATGATATCTTTTTATAATCCATTTGCTGTCAGTGTTATGAgtttattgaaataaaaaacccatttattattattcttgtgAGTATTATATTAAAAGAATGCCATTTATTGTCAACTTATtgctttatgtatatatttataatccATTTGCTGTCAGTGTTATGACTTTATTGAAATAAACCATTAATTATTATTCTTGTGGACTTTTTTgctaaagaagaaaaacaaacaagggaCAAGCATGTACCGTCGAAAGAgaacttattttattattcattcatatacagtatatatatatgtatatggtgtgtccattatcaggaattaatgagTCGTGAACCATCCTCCGCAAAGTTATATGCTATGTTATATGCTATGTTATATgctatatgaataaatatggcagtgtgtgtatgcacttaGTAATTAACGAACAAAACAGaactatacacacactaaacaacTATATACACTAACACTGCAAAATAACTATAGACAGTAACACTGCAAAATAACTATAtacacaacataaaaaaaactatatACAAAAGAACTATATACAACACCATCCCCGGCAAGAGTGCGCATCAGCGCTGGGCTCTACCCTGGTCCCGCTCCTTCTTCCCCCTCAGCCAGTCCTCCACACTCTGACCCGCCGCGACAGAACAGAAGACTTCTCCGCCGTAGCGGGAGTGTCCGGTCTCCCTCCGCCTCGGCTGGCCGCATTTACTGCACTTATGCACCTGTGGCACGCCGGCCCGGTGAGAGAGGGTCGTGCCTGGAGGTGCCTCAGCCCGTCGCTTGGCGCTCAGCCTCCTCGCTTCAACTGTTTTGAGGGCGACAGGCAGCTCAGGGCCGGCGTGCTGTGCGGCGGGCAGGGGTACAGGCAGCTCAGGGCCGGCGTGCTGTGCGGCGGCcagcggcggagggaggacgtgtGGAGCCGGCAATGTCCGAGGGAgcgtcaggagggggggggggacggggagcacccacacacactgccgGGGCAGTGAGAGGTCCACAAGGAGAGGCTGTGCTGCTCTTAAAGGTCCAGTTGCAGCTGCGGCAGCAGCCGTCGGCAGGAAGGCCGGGTAAGCAGCCGAGGGGGCGGGCGGTCGTGGCGCCAGTAGCCGTCTGTGCACCACTGGCGCCTGCAGAGCGGGCACCGGTGCTGCCACAGCCGGTGCCGCTGCCGGGGCTACCGCCCCCCTCGCTGCCGCTGTCGTCGCCCGGCCTTGAGGCACCGCCGACGTCGCCGTTGCTGCTGCCGCCGGACGATCCACCGCCGCTGCTGAGGCCGGGCCCGGCGCTGTCGCCGCGGCCGCCGCCGGTGGTCGTCCTCCGTCTGCTGCAACGCCTGGAGTCAGCAcagccctctccttctctcgctgcGTCCGGGTAAACCTGAGAGCGGGTGGCGACATAGTGTTTTAGTTACAGTTACACCATCGAGAGCGTGTGGTTCAAGCGTGTCACTGCCCAAAGCATCCAACGCACCACAGCGAGAGGGTCCTAGCGTTCAGCTCAAAGAGCTGAACGGGCGCCCGAGCCATCAACCTCTGGTGTCCCAGCACAAGCTCCCGGATGTGGCGGTAACGAAGCAGTGCGCTGTCCCACCGTGTACCCCGGGCGCCGCCTTGCACACGGGTGCCCGTAGGGTACAGGTTGCAGAGCTGGACGCACACTGCTTCTACCAGCCGGCTTGTGCTGGGACTGCTGGCGGGTCCAGAGGTCTGTCCGACCAGGCAGCTGCGGACGAGGGACAAAAACAACGACAGACGTTACGTAAAGCGGCTTGCGTGTACGTCGGGGAAATGTACGACCGAAGCTTAGCCTCCTCACCGTCGCAGGCTCTCCACACCAGGGATACTGGTGCGGCCTGGCTTCGCTGCCATGAATCGACCCCCCCGAGCTGCCCCGTCCGTGTAGCGGGGAGGGTAAACTACTCGGGCCCTGTCGAACGGGGACAGGGCCTCGTAGAGCCCGATGAGCTCGTCTACCCTCCCCTCGGACAGGGCCTGTTCGTGGCGCAGCCCCACTAAGGCCGTGGCCAAGCGGACCACGGCCAGGTACCCCGGCTGGTCGTCTGGTCCTCGGTAGTCCTGCGAACACAAGCGGATACAGAAAACAACAAGTCAGACGGACGCCACAGAGCGCTGCGTTTGATCGAGCCAGTGAGTCGCACCGCTGTCGCACTCACCTCAGCGGTCTGCTGAGGCTCTGGTGAGGACCGGCCGGGGGAGCGGGGCGCGGGCTCGGGGGGATCGGTCGGACGGGATGGCTCGGGCGCGGGTGCGTCAGCTGGTTGCCCTGACCGCGGGTCCGTCCGAGGAGCGGTGAACTCGCCAGGCACGTGGAGTGTGAGGTCCTCCAACTCATGCCGGCCTTCGGCGagctcgtcgtcctcctcggtAGGCGGTGGACCCGCGTCCGGAACGTCAGGGTCCAAGCTGACGTCCTGCAGCACTCTGCCCGTCTGGGAGTACAGGTACTCGATGCCGATGAGTTCCCCTGAAGCACAACGGCATCGTCACTCAATCTGGTACAAACATCGTTCTGCGCGGACACGTGTAAGCGTGGTGACGCCGGCTCAAACGTTCTTACCCGTGTACTCCCTGGGCTTGGTGTAGTCCCTGACCAAACTCGAGCCAAGCACCCGTTGGCTGAGCTGGTCAAGGGAGTGCTGCAGGGGGCCACTGTAGGTGCGGAGCAGCGGACGACCCTCCTGTGCCGCGGACGCCGCCCTGTCCTCGTTCCATCTCACCAACCCCTCCAGGAGAAAAGCCTGGAAGTGCCAAGGGTTGGCACTTTCTCCTGAGGAGGAACACAGACGCGTTTAGCGGTTTAGTCAGCACGCACAACGTGAACGACGAGGGCGGCGGCAGTGAAAGATAGACACGACGGTGAAACCCGTGGTTTACCTGGAATGAAGCGGTTGAGGTGGAGATGGAACGACTCCAGGGACGTGGAGCCGCGCGCACAACGGTACGTCGGCAGGCTGATCCCCCCCTTGGTCAGCCTGCCTGTCTCCGTGTACAGCTCCACGCCCGGCGGGTCCTGGATGCACTCGAGGTGCCGTCGCTGCTCCGCACGGATTGCCTGGATGCGGTCTCGGTCCAGCAGGGGAATCCCCATG
The Gadus morhua chromosome 7, gadMor3.0, whole genome shotgun sequence DNA segment above includes these coding regions:
- the LOC115546731 gene encoding uncharacterized protein LOC115546731, which codes for MWGPRPTCCQKHLTKCGMYKTIRKVLDIDGWYLMATEYLECRRCRRKVAAWSQEVVRQLGEGHRALFPAILTYKLACDRRVIIQLRERTRGNSATQLQKKLCEAHTEAWMRRSIHYLSVMEPFTSTGVVRQCTPPPKPSPDVPQYGWLLVVYCHDILSRLEDVKARVTSVFGSILKMDSTKKVTRKLAGAAAHTAAWATNVGNEHGQVLMSVLTATEGGGLLPMAAGLMRRYRDAGVAQPRVLYVDRDCCSSHGGSKAAAAFQEWDKLVVRLDIWHLMRRYASGVTTESHQLYKPFLQQLSASIFLWDPEDTARLLNAKRRTLEAQGMTFSSEAGVWRHVSRREMALHCRRRTRGAAATERLIDDLLQTFGGANGRDTMGIPLLDRDRIQAIRAEQRRHLECIQDPPGVELYTETGRLTKGGISLPTYRCARGSTSLESFHLHLNRFIPGESANPWHFQAFLLEGLVRWNEDRAASAAQEGRPLLRTYSGPLQHSLDQLSQRVLGSSLVRDYTKPREYTGELIGIEYLYSQTGRVLQDVSLDPDVPDAGPPPTEEDDELAEGRHELEDLTLHVPGEFTAPRTDPRSGQPADAPAPEPSRPTDPPEPAPRSPGRSSPEPQQTAEDYRGPDDQPGYLAVVRLATALVGLRHEQALSEGRVDELIGLYEALSPFDRARVVYPPRYTDGAARGGRFMAAKPGRTSIPGVESLRRCLVGQTSGPASSPSTSRLVEAVCVQLCNLYPTGTRVQGGARGTRWDSALLRYRHIRELVLGHQRLMARAPVQLFELNARTLSLWFTRTQREKERAVLTPGVAADGGRPPAAAAATAPGPASAAAVDRPAAAATATSAVPQGRATTAAARGAVAPAAAPAVAAPVPALQAPVVHRRLLAPRPPAPSAAYPAFLPTAAAAAATGPLRAAQPLLVDLSLPRQCVWVLPVPPPLLTLPRTLPAPHVLPPPLAAAQHAGPELPVPLPAAQHAGPELPVALKTVEARRLSAKRRAEAPPGTTLSHRAGVPQVHKCSKCGQPRRRETGHSRYGGEVFCSVAAGQSVEDWLRGKKERDQGRAQR